The following DNA comes from Melospiza georgiana isolate bMelGeo1 chromosome 10, bMelGeo1.pri, whole genome shotgun sequence.
GGTGGGACAGGCTGGCATGCAGCAAGCTGGATGGGCAAGGGGTGCCAGTGTGGCACCTCCAGCTCTTCCTTAGGGTGCTTGGCTTGTCCCTGGCGCCTCCTGCTAAGTGGCAGGGGATAGACAGGTGGCACTTATCTCCCCAGGAGTAAAGTGCATCCCACGCTAATCCCTGTGTCCCAGGGGGAGCTGCCATGATGCCCACACTCACTGGAAGACCATGGTGCAGTTCTGCCAGTCGAAGGGGAAGTAGGTGACGTGGATAACGCAGACGCTGCGGTAGATGGCCGGGGGCAGCCAGTAGATGCTGCCGTCAGGGGACACCAGCACGTTGGTGTAGAGCGTGATTTCGAATGTCCCATCAATGCTGGGGGGGAAAAGATGGGCTCAGCTCCAAACTATGCCTGgggggcagctgccagccctATGTGGGGACATGTCCCCATTACCCTGTCACCTACTTGTTCTCCAGGACGATGTCTGGCAGCCAGACCATGGTGGAGGGCACCCGCAGCAGCTGGATGTTGTCATATTTCTCGGGGTCCCAGCTCAGGCGATAGTCAGACCATTGCTGGGAGAaggagggatgaggaggagggGTCATGCAGCCCCCCAGGATGAAAGAGATTGTGAGCTGCCTGTGCTAGGCTGCCCACAAAATGGGCTCATTTGGGGGTGTCCACAAAAGAGGGTGCAGGttccagtgccagcccctcaTGGGGTGCCACCCTGACATGCAAAACGAGCTGGGCATGATCCTGCCTAGAGGGGAGGAATCTCACCATCTCTATCCAGACATTGGTGGTGAGGGTCTCCTCCCGTTCATTCTGGTCGGGAAGGAATGAGGGAGATGGCTTTAGTGCCCTGCCTTCTGCCCCACAAGTGGGGGCAAAttcccccttccccaccccCGGGGGAGGTCTCTCACCAGGGAGATGAGGTTGGTGAGGGTGAGCTTGAGAGAGACATCGATGATCTCGTCCCCTCGGGCCGGGCGCAGTTGTGGATTGTAGTTGGACATGAGGTCCTGGAACAGCTTTTCCTCCTGGTTcctgcagctcacacctgggAGGGCACACGCCTTGTGACACCCCGGGGGAAGGCAGCGGGGTCACTGCTGGCCCCCAGACCTGACGTGTCGAGGGGGGAGGCACAGGGGTGGGTGCACGGGAAAGGGATGCCCGGGCGTGCGCTGCTGCGGCTGTGTGCGCTGTGTGCGCTCTGCCCCGCGATCCCggtgcccaggcaggggctgtgtgccCGGCCCACCCTCACCCAGCTCACCCGGGCACCTCTCCTGGCCAGGACACGGGGGCAgtgggctgccagcacagggacagcccggTGCCAGCCTGGCGCTGGACTCCCAGGGGTGACAAACCCCAGGTGCAAAGATGGGGATGATCAGGTGCCCTCCAGGCCTCCCCCTGGCCGGGCAGCTCTTACCTGCCAGGGTGCAGAGGACGAGCAGGAGGCCGTGGCCGCGCATGGCGGTGCCGTGGGCGCAGGGGCAGCGGCTCCGCTGACGCGCTCTGGCCCCGCTGTCCCGGCGCCCGCTGGGACAGGACAGCTGTCCCCTGCCACCGTCAGCTGTTCCCAGCAGCCACGGGGGCCCGGGAGGGACGGGTGAGCACCCACTGCCCCCGCTGGTGCGGGAAGCTCCTCTGGCATTTTGTGCTGGAGAGGTTGGGACTGGGGCAAGGGGCAAAGTGAGCTCCGTGCCGTGGGTTCCCCGTGTCCCCCATAAAGGGGTGCATCTCCCCTCAGGTCATGGGAAAGGGGTGCCCCCTGCCAGCTCGTCCTGtgcctgccatggcagaggctgccctCAGAATACagggtggggaaggggcaggCAAGTCCCATCACATCAGCCTGGGGAGTGATGCCCCCTCAGGCCTTCAAATCCTTCCAGCCCCTTTGTGTAGGAGGGTCAcagggagagggggatggggGCATGGGAATGTGGTGAGATTCCTGGCTCAGTGGAGAGGATGTGACAGCTGTCCCGGGCCACTGCCGGTTGGGGGACATCAGAGGTGTCCCCTGAAACCAGAGCCCTGGAATGCCAAtgctgagctggggaaggagacaCCTGTCTGGGGCCCTGCCTTGCACGGCgggatgggctgtgctggggggacactgtggggccagATGGGGGATCATGGGGGCAGGGGAGAAATGTGGGCACTGATGGCatctctgccagctgcagtgggTCTGCAGGGGATGGTGCCATGCTGGGGGGCCaactccttccccagcccatcctgccCCAAGGGCCCAGcccaccagggcagcagggccagtACCACCACACCCCTTCTGGCCACAGCTGGGGCCCACCACACTCAGGACATCCAACAACTTTGGCATCCTGGCATTCTTTccacctccccagccccattccctgtgtggGCATCACCCTCCCCAGGACACACACAGTGTTCAGGTTGGGCATCATGCCCATTGGGGCACACCGAGGGCAGCCACCAGTTCaagaagttttattttcccAAACCAAGACAGGTGGGGGAGAGGCTGGCACATGGGATCCCCACGGCCCCCTAGATGAAGCGCTTGTTCTCCTCCCGGTAGTCGTAGGGGTCTCCGGCAAAGGGCAGTGGTGGTGGGTGGTTGTAGATGCCCATGAGGAAGATCCAGAGGGTGCCCACCACCAGCGTGGGGGTGATGAGGAAGAAGCACAGGCGGTCCAGGGTCCGGGCCACGCAGTTCCAGTTGTCGATCTCCTGCGGAGAGAGCCAGGAGCCAGGCAGTgcgggggcacagggggcacagggagctcccctgccctcccagtgcccacctCATTGTAGCTGTTTTCATCCCTCATGTGCTTGACTATGTAGTTGGCATTGTCGATGACGGGTTTGAGGTGCTCATAGGGCTGCTCCTCGCCTGAGTCCATGCCCAGGGGCACCAAGCCTGGGGATGAGAGGGGGCGGTGAGATGGGCCCCAAAGGGCTGCCAGCCCCTGAGACCCAGCCCCGCCacccttcccctgtccctgccgaGGGGCCGCGGCTCACGGGCCGGGGTGATGCGGCTGGTGAGCCCGTGCCGCTCCGACTGCTTCTCGAACATGAGCTCGCTGCGGGACTTGACGCTGAAATATTCCTCTGCCTTGGCGATGTAGCCGGCCGAGCTGCAGCGCCGGATGCAGGGGGCGCCCGGCGGGCTCTCGCTCGGCTGTGCCATGCCCAGCAGCCGGGGCAGGCTCTCCAGGAAGACCTGGGACACAGGAGGGAGTGTCATGTCCCTTGGCCACCTCCCCAGTGTGTTGCTGCCTTGTCCCCACTTTCTGCCCACAAACTCCATCTGGAGTGCAATGCCAGGGCCCTGCTGTCCCATGCCCTCTGTGGGGCACGGTGTGACCCTTGCACCCCACATtgtgcccaccccagcccacATCCCTCTCACCTCTCTGACCCAGTCAGACATGATGTGCGTGCTGGGGGTGCGGAAGTGGAAGTTGAGGACCACGACGGAGATGATTACCACAGCTGTCACCAGAAGCATGATAAAAAGCAGGTACCTGGGAGGGAGCATGGTCTTGGAGCTGGCATTTCCGCAGGGACTGGGCTcgggcagagctggcaccaaGGGACTCCACAATGTCCCCTCTGCACTCAGTGGTGCCCAGGACTCACTTGCCGATGAGGGGGATGGCGTGGGAAGTGGCAGGCAGGCGCTGGGAGATCAGCAGGAGGAAGACAGACTGGGCCAGGAGCACTGAGATTACCAGGGTCATCTTCTCACCACCTGGAGAACAGGTAAGCTCAGGGCAAACCTTGCCCCAGGTACCTCTAGCAGAGTCCTTccagtgccagagctgccctTCCAGTGTCCCATGACAAAGTGCCCCATAAGGGGTTTTCTGTTATGGGTCCCATCTTGGATATCCTGTGCCCAAGTGCATCTGCCAGGATGCCTGGCTGGGGTGATGGTGTTCTACATGGGACATTCCAGTTCTAGGATGTCCTCATGTTGGGCATTGGGATGTTGCCTGGTGCAGGTGTGGGACACAGAGGTGCCCATGGATGTGACTCCTATTACTGGCACATGTGCCACAGGGCTCACTCACTGTCGGCGGGCAGGTAGAAGACGAGGATGACCATGAAGGCGATGAGGATGCAGGGTATGACGATGTTGATGAC
Coding sequences within:
- the CHRND gene encoding acetylcholine receptor subunit delta: MGSLLQQLALLGALTLSGGLCVNHEERLIHHLFEEKGYDKELRPVVSTDEVVDVYLALTLSNLISLKEVDETLTTNVWLEHGWTDYRLQWNKSEFGGVEVLRLPPDMLWLPEIVLENNNDGLFEVAYYCNVLIYDTGYVYWLPPAIFRSTCLINVDFFPFDWQNCSLRFRSLAYSALEINIHLKTDSDPDTGRSYPVEWIIIDPEGFTENGEWEIIHRPARKNIYPDIPPDTSEHQDITFYLIIKRKPLFYVINIVIPCILIAFMVILVFYLPADSGEKMTLVISVLLAQSVFLLLISQRLPATSHAIPLIGKYLLFIMLLVTAVVIISVVVLNFHFRTPSTHIMSDWVREVFLESLPRLLGMAQPSESPPGAPCIRRCSSAGYIAKAEEYFSVKSRSELMFEKQSERHGLTSRITPARLVPLGMDSGEEQPYEHLKPVIDNANYIVKHMRDENSYNEEIDNWNCVARTLDRLCFFLITPTLVVGTLWIFLMGIYNHPPPLPFAGDPYDYREENKRFI